The following proteins are encoded in a genomic region of Lactiplantibacillus plantarum:
- a CDS encoding pyruvate carboxylase, translating into MKKVLIANRGEIATRVIRACHELGLQTVAIYAKEDEFSVHRFKADEAYLVGEGKAPIAAYLDIEDIIRIAKENHVDAIHPGYGFLSENATFARRIAEEGMTFVGPKPEHLEMFGDKITAKRVARDAGVQTIPSTLHPVTSLNEALQFTQQYGYPIMIKAAMGGGGRGMRIVHEASELQEAFDRARSEAMQSFGDDEIYLEKFIANPKHIEVQILADAHGNVMHLFERDCSVQRRNQKVIEFAPAVALPIELRQKICNAAVDLMKSVHYLNAATVEFLVEGDQFYFMEVNPRVQVEHTVTEMITEIDIVHAQLKIAMGGDLFEDLRLPHQDALTYKGAAIQCRITTEDPANDFMPDTGRIETYRSPGGNGVRLDAGNTYSGAIVTPYFDSLLVKACVAARSFKAAVHKMRRVLVEFDIRGVKTNIPFMLNVIDNPTFQAGEAGTRFIDQTPTLFKFPDDTQREDKMLKYIGNVTVNGFADVAQHSKKYYPDVEFKDDFQPIAPDIVTAKDVLDQQGVQGLQQWLLAQKQVLLTDTTMRDAHQSLFATRMRTKDMLAVAAASQKALPQLFSYEMWGGATFDVAYRFLNENPWNRLKVLRQAMPRTLFQMLFRGSNAVGYQNYPDNVIREFILEAAKSGIDVFRIFDSLNWVPQMEKSIQAVKETGKIAEATICYTGDIMNPDRQKYNLDYYRQLALDLQSTGADIIAIKDMAGVLKPEAAYELVSTLKDALSVPVHLHTHDTTGNGIFTYARAVEAGVDVVDVAASALSGTTSQPSMSSLYYALAHNDRQPDVDINNVEAINRYWQGVRPYYQDFSNGMTGPQTDIYQTQMPGGQYSNLQQQAKAVGLGDRWEEVKTMYATVNDMFGDIIKVTPSSKVVGDMALFMMENHLTPDDVYNQGTKLDFPASVINFFAGNLGQPVGGFPKKLQQIVLKGQPALTVRPGSLAKPADFAAVKAELSAKLGHEASHQEVLSYILYPKVFMDYDASHKRYGHVSLLDTPTFFQGMRLGETVNIELAKGKTMIVKLNQISDPDVDGVRTLYFSINGQNQEIMVKDNAIHQSATSTRKAEPTNEDEVGATMSGSVLKLLVKKGQTVKKGEPLLVTEAMKMETTIQAPEDGVIEHIYVNAGDVIQTDDLLLEIAPQ; encoded by the coding sequence GTGAAGAAAGTATTAATTGCTAACCGTGGTGAAATTGCGACCCGGGTCATTCGTGCTTGCCACGAATTAGGCCTTCAGACTGTTGCGATTTACGCCAAAGAAGATGAGTTTTCAGTTCACCGTTTTAAAGCTGATGAAGCGTACTTAGTAGGTGAGGGTAAGGCGCCGATTGCGGCTTACCTGGATATTGAAGATATTATTCGCATTGCTAAAGAAAATCATGTGGATGCGATTCACCCAGGTTACGGCTTTTTATCTGAAAATGCTACTTTTGCTCGGCGGATTGCTGAAGAAGGCATGACCTTCGTTGGTCCTAAGCCAGAGCACCTCGAGATGTTTGGTGATAAGATTACGGCCAAACGTGTAGCTCGCGATGCCGGCGTGCAGACGATTCCGAGCACCTTACACCCGGTTACTAGCCTGAACGAGGCGTTACAGTTTACTCAGCAATACGGTTATCCAATTATGATCAAAGCTGCCATGGGTGGTGGTGGTCGGGGAATGCGCATCGTTCATGAAGCTTCTGAATTACAAGAAGCTTTTGACCGTGCCCGTTCAGAGGCCATGCAATCCTTTGGTGATGACGAGATTTACTTGGAAAAATTCATCGCGAATCCCAAACACATTGAAGTCCAGATTTTAGCGGATGCTCACGGCAATGTCATGCATTTATTTGAACGTGACTGTTCTGTTCAGCGCCGTAATCAAAAAGTGATTGAATTTGCACCGGCCGTGGCCCTGCCAATCGAGTTGCGTCAAAAGATCTGTAACGCCGCAGTCGACTTGATGAAGAGTGTACACTATTTAAACGCCGCAACGGTTGAATTCTTGGTTGAAGGGGACCAATTCTACTTCATGGAAGTTAATCCGCGGGTTCAAGTTGAACATACGGTGACAGAAATGATTACCGAAATCGATATTGTCCATGCTCAGCTCAAAATTGCGATGGGTGGTGACCTATTCGAGGATTTACGGTTACCACATCAAGACGCATTGACATATAAGGGTGCGGCAATTCAGTGTCGAATTACGACGGAAGATCCCGCAAATGATTTTATGCCAGATACTGGTCGCATCGAGACGTACCGGTCACCAGGTGGTAATGGGGTTCGTTTGGATGCTGGTAATACCTATTCCGGCGCAATCGTAACGCCTTATTTTGATTCACTGCTTGTAAAGGCTTGTGTTGCGGCGCGGAGCTTCAAAGCGGCCGTTCATAAAATGCGACGCGTCCTAGTTGAGTTCGATATTCGCGGCGTGAAGACGAACATTCCGTTTATGCTGAATGTGATTGACAACCCAACGTTCCAAGCAGGTGAAGCGGGGACCCGGTTTATTGATCAGACCCCAACGCTCTTCAAATTCCCTGACGATACGCAACGTGAAGATAAGATGTTGAAGTATATTGGGAATGTGACGGTCAATGGTTTCGCTGACGTTGCCCAACATTCGAAGAAGTACTATCCGGACGTTGAGTTTAAGGATGATTTTCAACCGATCGCACCCGACATCGTCACGGCAAAAGACGTGTTGGATCAACAAGGTGTCCAGGGATTACAACAGTGGTTGTTAGCCCAGAAGCAAGTGTTATTAACAGATACGACCATGCGGGATGCGCATCAGAGTTTATTTGCAACGCGGATGCGGACGAAGGATATGTTAGCCGTTGCCGCGGCTTCACAAAAAGCGTTGCCACAGTTATTCTCCTATGAGATGTGGGGTGGTGCGACGTTCGATGTGGCCTATCGTTTTCTAAATGAAAACCCCTGGAATCGGCTGAAAGTACTTCGGCAGGCAATGCCCCGGACACTCTTCCAAATGTTGTTCCGTGGTTCCAATGCGGTGGGTTACCAGAACTATCCAGATAATGTGATTCGCGAATTTATCTTAGAAGCAGCTAAGAGTGGCATTGATGTTTTCCGCATTTTTGACAGTTTGAATTGGGTTCCTCAAATGGAAAAGAGTATTCAGGCCGTCAAGGAAACCGGGAAGATTGCGGAAGCCACGATCTGTTATACGGGCGACATTATGAACCCTGATCGGCAAAAATACAATCTTGATTATTATCGTCAGCTGGCCTTGGATCTGCAATCAACTGGTGCCGATATTATTGCCATCAAGGATATGGCGGGTGTGTTAAAGCCAGAGGCCGCCTATGAATTAGTATCGACGTTGAAAGACGCGCTGTCCGTGCCAGTTCATCTGCATACGCATGATACGACTGGTAATGGAATCTTTACCTATGCCCGAGCAGTGGAAGCTGGTGTTGACGTGGTCGATGTTGCTGCGAGTGCGCTATCAGGCACGACCAGCCAACCATCAATGAGCTCGTTGTATTACGCATTAGCCCACAATGATCGGCAACCTGATGTTGATATTAACAACGTTGAAGCTATCAATCGGTATTGGCAAGGCGTACGGCCGTACTACCAAGACTTCTCGAATGGTATGACCGGCCCCCAAACGGATATTTATCAGACGCAGATGCCGGGTGGACAATATTCTAACTTGCAGCAACAAGCTAAGGCTGTTGGTCTCGGGGATCGTTGGGAAGAAGTTAAGACGATGTATGCGACGGTCAATGATATGTTTGGTGATATTATCAAAGTTACGCCCAGCTCTAAAGTTGTTGGTGACATGGCCCTGTTCATGATGGAAAATCACTTGACACCGGACGATGTTTATAATCAGGGTACCAAGCTCGATTTCCCAGCATCGGTCATCAACTTCTTTGCTGGCAATCTTGGTCAACCAGTCGGAGGCTTTCCAAAGAAGCTCCAGCAGATCGTCTTGAAAGGCCAGCCAGCGTTGACTGTGCGGCCCGGTAGTTTAGCCAAACCAGCTGACTTTGCTGCGGTCAAAGCAGAGCTATCGGCTAAGCTTGGTCATGAAGCGAGCCATCAGGAAGTGCTCAGCTACATCCTGTACCCGAAAGTATTCATGGATTACGATGCTAGCCATAAGCGCTACGGGCACGTATCACTGTTAGACACACCGACCTTTTTCCAAGGCATGCGGCTCGGTGAGACGGTCAATATTGAGTTAGCCAAAGGTAAGACGATGATCGTCAAGCTTAATCAGATTAGTGATCCCGATGTCGATGGTGTCCGGACACTTTACTTTAGTATCAATGGTCAAAATCAAGAGATTATGGTCAAGGACAATGCCATTCACCAATCGGCAACCAGCACGCGCAAGGCGGAACCAACTAATGAAGATGAAGTTGGCGCAACGATGAGTGGTTCAGTTCTGAAACTGTTAGTTAAGAAGGGCCAAACGGTTAAGAAAGGTGAGCCATTACTTGTGACGGAAGCAATGAAGATGGAGACAACCATTCAGGCACCGGAAGATGGGGTCATCGAACATATTTATGTTAATGCGGGTGACGTCATTCAGACGGATGACTTACTGCTCGAGATTGCACCACAATAA
- a CDS encoding FtsW/RodA/SpoVE family cell cycle protein translates to MWKKLHYMDYVLFIPYLILSGIGVVMVYSSSSYVAAQNGSTPTGYLVKQLIWVVLGLVITLVCMNLKIDYFKQTKLLGMLGFAMLFVLVLLRLVGQSINGAAGWIILGPVSIQPAEFCKFYLIIYLASIISQREAHFGVARIRELGAQFVMLFAMILLIFVQPDLGGATINLAIAAVILFASGISYFVGVGVFAGAVAAFEWILVPLVSRMPQSAFANSYQLRRFLGFLNPFKTASGAGTQLVNSYYAISNGGLTGVGIGNSLQKRGYLPEPNTDFIMSITAEELGLIGILIVMGLLLVIVMRTIYIGVRATNTFNALVCYGVAAYMTIQAFINVGGIVGLIPITGVTFPFMSYGGSSMMVLTLSLGLVLNISALEKMARLNTVRQAG, encoded by the coding sequence ATGTGGAAAAAGTTACACTATATGGACTATGTGCTGTTTATCCCGTATTTGATTCTCAGCGGGATCGGTGTTGTCATGGTCTATTCATCGAGTTCATACGTAGCCGCACAAAACGGTTCGACACCCACCGGTTATTTAGTTAAACAACTGATCTGGGTCGTCTTAGGCTTAGTGATCACCTTGGTTTGTATGAATTTGAAGATCGACTATTTTAAGCAAACCAAGTTACTTGGTATGTTAGGGTTTGCGATGTTATTTGTTCTGGTTCTCCTCCGATTGGTTGGTCAATCAATTAATGGGGCGGCTGGCTGGATCATTTTGGGACCAGTCTCGATCCAACCAGCTGAATTTTGCAAGTTTTACCTGATCATTTACTTGGCATCAATTATTTCTCAACGGGAGGCACATTTTGGGGTGGCTCGAATCCGTGAATTGGGTGCTCAGTTTGTGATGTTGTTCGCGATGATTTTACTGATTTTTGTGCAACCCGACCTTGGTGGGGCCACGATTAATTTAGCCATCGCGGCGGTTATCTTGTTTGCGAGTGGCATTTCATACTTTGTAGGTGTTGGTGTCTTTGCTGGGGCGGTCGCTGCCTTTGAATGGATTTTAGTGCCTTTAGTGAGTCGCATGCCCCAAAGTGCTTTTGCAAATTCTTATCAGTTACGGCGGTTTCTCGGTTTCCTGAATCCGTTTAAAACGGCTTCAGGAGCGGGGACACAGTTAGTCAACTCTTACTATGCCATCTCAAACGGTGGTTTGACAGGCGTTGGGATTGGGAATAGTTTGCAAAAACGTGGTTATTTACCCGAACCGAACACTGATTTTATTATGTCAATCACTGCCGAAGAACTCGGACTAATTGGCATTTTAATCGTAATGGGCTTACTACTTGTCATCGTGATGCGCACGATCTATATCGGGGTTCGTGCGACTAATACGTTCAACGCGTTGGTCTGTTACGGTGTCGCAGCCTACATGACCATTCAAGCATTTATTAATGTGGGTGGGATCGTTGGTCTGATTCCGATTACTGGGGTGACCTTCCCATTCATGAGTTATGGTGGTTCTAGCATGATGGTATTGACGCTTTCACTAGGATTGGTATTAAACATTAGTGCACTTGAAAAAATGGCGCGCCTTAATACAGTTCGACAGGCAGGCTAA
- a CDS encoding TIGR03766 family XrtG-associated glycosyltransferase, translating into MMRRYFYQFSQKMITSVWWLLFAPMLLFAVMSPNIILGDNATFGTSTTLLTTGLIIMIVAVLIMNYAYPRVHRVLYRLLITNQLRTAGVLLALVFIGQLVFVTFVHPVSGFDAGMLHYAATSAKHVQEVGVTAYYSLNQNNMPIMLFMHWLSEVTGQTSWQFFDYVTLFFVDLSAAFNLMSVFVVRRSALGIAMYLHAGWLAVFPSIIMPYTDAWGLPLVSFFMLCYFVMSQTKRPPLLRVAAAVGFGVSVTLTYFMKPSSIIPVIAIAIISFLARLRSRQGSQTMMIFVTVAMAILMLESAGLTYHYTNQAIQNQTYIKIDKSRSIPAIHFMAMGVYGTGGYSEKQAIQMAVLPTKAQKTAYSIKMLKRQLKKLGPWGYLEFLVKKQRNNTADGTFGWLKEGNFFRENQKPSNQGFSNWLKNFIYLYGRHIADFRFVAQLWWLVLLVIIALGFGPRWQLIQLLRLAMIGGFIFLLLFEGGRSRYLIQYLPCLLLLGAFSFERAVANVRRVRDWYQRKLRAAIAADESE; encoded by the coding sequence ATGATGAGACGTTATTTTTATCAATTTAGTCAGAAGATGATTACGAGCGTTTGGTGGTTACTATTTGCACCAATGTTGTTATTTGCAGTAATGTCGCCGAATATTATTTTAGGGGATAACGCGACGTTTGGGACGAGTACGACCTTATTGACGACGGGGTTGATTATTATGATTGTCGCCGTGTTGATTATGAACTATGCGTATCCGCGCGTTCATCGGGTGCTATATCGACTACTAATCACAAATCAGCTCCGGACGGCTGGTGTCTTGTTAGCACTTGTTTTTATTGGTCAGCTCGTATTCGTGACATTTGTCCATCCCGTCAGTGGCTTTGACGCTGGGATGCTCCACTATGCGGCTACCAGTGCGAAACACGTCCAGGAGGTGGGCGTGACGGCGTATTACAGTCTTAATCAAAACAACATGCCAATCATGCTTTTTATGCACTGGCTATCGGAAGTGACTGGTCAAACTTCGTGGCAATTTTTTGATTACGTGACGCTGTTTTTTGTCGATCTTTCAGCAGCTTTCAATTTAATGAGCGTATTTGTGGTACGACGCTCGGCGTTAGGAATCGCTATGTATCTGCACGCCGGTTGGTTGGCGGTTTTTCCAAGTATTATTATGCCGTATACGGATGCTTGGGGACTGCCGCTGGTTTCGTTTTTCATGCTGTGCTATTTTGTGATGAGTCAAACGAAGCGACCGCCGTTACTGCGTGTGGCCGCCGCCGTCGGGTTTGGCGTGAGTGTGACATTAACGTACTTCATGAAACCCTCATCCATTATTCCGGTAATCGCCATTGCCATCATCAGCTTTTTAGCACGCTTGCGGTCGCGGCAGGGTTCACAAACGATGATGATTTTTGTGACGGTCGCCATGGCAATCTTGATGCTCGAAAGTGCCGGCCTCACTTATCATTATACGAATCAGGCCATCCAGAACCAGACGTATATCAAAATCGATAAATCAAGGTCGATTCCGGCGATTCATTTTATGGCCATGGGCGTTTACGGCACCGGCGGGTATAGTGAAAAGCAGGCGATACAGATGGCCGTTTTGCCCACCAAGGCACAAAAAACGGCTTACTCAATCAAGATGCTGAAGCGTCAGCTCAAGAAACTGGGACCGTGGGGTTACCTTGAATTCTTGGTAAAAAAGCAACGCAATAATACTGCTGACGGGACCTTTGGCTGGTTGAAGGAAGGCAATTTCTTTCGCGAAAATCAAAAACCAAGCAACCAGGGCTTTAGTAATTGGTTAAAAAACTTTATTTATTTATACGGTCGCCATATTGCAGATTTTCGGTTTGTGGCGCAACTGTGGTGGTTAGTGCTACTCGTGATTATCGCGTTGGGTTTTGGCCCGCGCTGGCAATTGATTCAATTGCTCCGGTTGGCGATGATTGGTGGGTTTATCTTCCTCCTCTTGTTCGAAGGTGGTCGGAGTCGGTACCTAATTCAGTACTTACCGTGCCTGCTATTACTGGGCGCATTCTCATTTGAACGGGCAGTTGCGAATGTCCGGCGTGTTAGGGATTGGTATCAGCGTAAGTTGCGAGCCGCGATTGCGGCAGATGAGTCCGAGTGA
- a CDS encoding TIGR03111 family XrtG-associated glycosyltransferase, with protein sequence MYWINLALTRMGFWITWALVPIVVEIIPAIMSTIKLMRLHRHMPRLKAPAKWPWVTIIVPVYNSEDTLFDCIRSIDHQTYDKKSMQIILANNQSTDDSFGAYARAQNAFPNLFLRYVNTDKGKARALNAAIYESIGSYVINIDSDGLLEPNAIKNMVLRFENDEQIAAMTGAVLPQRNLVKQVHGWWHRLLAKNEYYEYAQAFLSGRTIESFRDQLFTMSGAFSAFRREVLMETFLYDTDTIGEDTDMTFQIRTRLGKKVVICADAIFYVAPISGFSELYTQRQRWQRGELEVAQHYMSQTASIKGFFKEFLVRRIMIDHTFTFPRMIWTFATIVLIAFGYSTVVVGLSYLLIYSLYVMVGVINFISVGILLKPYPEERHFYKHLWWLTLTLPLYMFLTAWIRLIGVINAMTTQATWKMRGFTEEWQRLLAVLRDDRRTIHNHYRRRKGK encoded by the coding sequence ATGTACTGGATAAACTTAGCGCTGACTAGAATGGGGTTTTGGATTACCTGGGCCTTAGTGCCGATCGTGGTGGAAATTATTCCGGCAATTATGTCGACTATTAAGTTAATGCGACTACATCGCCACATGCCCCGGCTTAAAGCGCCTGCTAAGTGGCCGTGGGTAACCATCATTGTACCGGTTTATAATTCTGAAGATACGTTATTTGACTGCATTCGTTCCATCGATCATCAAACGTATGATAAAAAAAGCATGCAAATTATTTTGGCGAATAATCAGAGTACCGATGATAGTTTTGGGGCGTATGCACGCGCCCAAAATGCGTTTCCTAATTTATTTTTACGGTATGTCAATACTGACAAGGGGAAAGCTCGCGCGCTTAACGCGGCCATTTACGAGAGTATTGGTAGTTATGTCATTAATATTGATAGTGATGGTTTATTGGAACCCAACGCGATTAAAAATATGGTACTACGGTTCGAGAACGATGAGCAGATTGCGGCCATGACCGGGGCAGTGCTCCCACAAAGAAACTTGGTTAAGCAAGTTCATGGTTGGTGGCATCGGCTGTTGGCTAAAAATGAGTATTACGAATATGCACAGGCTTTTCTTTCTGGCCGTACCATCGAGTCGTTCCGTGACCAGCTGTTTACCATGTCAGGAGCTTTCTCGGCATTTCGACGGGAAGTGTTAATGGAAACTTTCTTGTATGACACCGATACAATCGGTGAGGACACGGACATGACGTTTCAGATTCGGACACGTTTAGGCAAAAAGGTCGTTATTTGTGCAGATGCTATTTTTTATGTGGCGCCAATTTCAGGCTTTTCCGAGTTATATACGCAACGCCAGCGCTGGCAACGTGGTGAACTGGAAGTTGCACAACATTATATGTCACAAACAGCTAGCATCAAGGGCTTTTTCAAAGAATTTTTGGTGCGGCGAATTATGATTGATCACACGTTTACGTTTCCACGAATGATTTGGACTTTTGCGACGATTGTTTTGATTGCTTTTGGCTATTCAACTGTGGTCGTGGGGCTCTCATATCTCTTGATCTATAGTTTATACGTCATGGTAGGGGTTATTAACTTTATTAGTGTTGGTATTTTATTAAAGCCGTATCCTGAAGAACGCCATTTCTACAAGCATTTATGGTGGCTAACATTAACGCTGCCACTTTATATGTTTTTGACAGCTTGGATTCGATTGATTGGTGTTATCAATGCGATGACGACCCAGGCAACTTGGAAAATGCGGGGGTTCACCGAAGAATGGCAACGGTTGTTGGCCGTCTTACGTGATGATAGGCGTACAATCCACAATCACTATCGACGCCGGAAAGGAAAATGA
- the xrtG gene encoding exosortase family protein XrtG: MNVKILLGIVIWLYGLSVLKRARLSAFYFIVGSAGLFFILTAISRPYWVWFFTHAVIHGVALFSDITGWCSIMFKMGLVYIINSGNPVIMSIDYECSGIIETCAFISLVAFYPAYQRREKVFYGVFGLLYIYLINVLRLSVVIVIVHFGGGQTFFLAHSVIGRLLFYVLVIVLYYNVFTYSQLARGLYQQFIDWRERIL; this comes from the coding sequence ATGAATGTAAAGATCCTACTAGGGATTGTGATATGGTTATACGGACTGTCAGTGCTCAAACGGGCTCGGCTATCTGCCTTCTACTTCATTGTGGGAAGCGCCGGGCTCTTTTTTATCTTGACGGCAATTAGTCGTCCGTATTGGGTGTGGTTTTTTACCCACGCTGTGATTCATGGGGTAGCGCTGTTTAGTGATATCACCGGTTGGTGCAGTATTATGTTCAAAATGGGCCTGGTCTACATTATTAATAGTGGTAATCCGGTAATCATGTCGATTGATTATGAATGCTCGGGAATCATTGAGACGTGTGCATTTATTTCGCTAGTAGCCTTTTACCCGGCTTACCAGCGCCGTGAAAAGGTGTTTTATGGTGTTTTTGGATTGTTGTATATTTACTTGATTAATGTATTACGCCTGTCCGTGGTGATTGTGATTGTTCACTTTGGCGGTGGTCAAACATTCTTTCTGGCTCATTCAGTGATTGGGCGGTTACTGTTCTATGTTCTGGTCATTGTCTTATATTACAATGTTTTTACCTATTCACAGTTAGCTCGAGGACTTTATCAGCAGTTTATTGATTGGAGGGAGCGAATCCTGTGA
- a CDS encoding Firmicu-CTERM sorting domain-containing protein: MKKINKLMILGMLVFGVTGATMINPEMTTAAHASANITIDGKMNDWKDATLTEGYNGYTALTSAGQYVNVYVKMKNGAVPGYGDYNFTIDGKTYYIWSKNISGSVSSGTVKSFTLTGGKWNDGTQYGTVGTGYVTNDGSHNYAEFQIDLTKLGLTDSASGKQISMVNPNIGSDSTTSTVGTITSTSTSSSSSTSSSTNANSTTSSSSTTSTSSAASSSATSSAGVITDKSTVSSKASSTTDNNAANDNDNLNIKIDGNFNDWKNVTLTEGYNGYMAMVSDGKYVYVYVKMKYGQVPGYGDYNFDIGGQKYYVWSNEMPSSQSDGAVKAVSFTGGKYNEGHQYGTVGNGYVSQAGSHSIAEFRVDLSKFDISTMTGQTITMSNPNIGNQKMTVAGGSTGPYVISGVGVVIVAWGYFKFRKRRRLTATDLPTTKN, from the coding sequence GTGAAAAAAATTAATAAGTTGATGATCTTAGGCATGCTCGTTTTTGGGGTAACGGGGGCAACAATGATCAATCCTGAAATGACGACCGCAGCGCATGCTAGCGCCAACATCACCATTGATGGCAAGATGAACGACTGGAAAGATGCGACGTTAACGGAGGGCTATAATGGTTACACGGCACTCACGAGTGCTGGCCAGTATGTCAATGTTTACGTCAAGATGAAAAATGGTGCTGTGCCAGGATATGGCGACTATAATTTCACTATTGATGGTAAGACGTATTATATTTGGTCTAAGAATATTTCAGGTAGTGTTAGCTCGGGAACGGTCAAGTCCTTCACATTAACTGGTGGTAAATGGAACGATGGTACTCAGTATGGAACTGTCGGGACGGGATATGTGACCAACGACGGTTCGCATAATTATGCCGAATTTCAGATTGACTTAACCAAGTTAGGATTAACTGACAGTGCGAGTGGTAAGCAGATTTCGATGGTCAATCCGAATATCGGTAGTGACTCTACGACTAGCACTGTTGGAACAATTACGTCGACTTCAACTAGCTCAAGTAGTAGTACCAGTTCAAGTACAAATGCGAATTCTACAACTAGTTCAAGTTCTACGACTAGCACCAGTAGTGCAGCCAGTTCCTCAGCAACTAGCTCAGCTGGGGTAATTACTGATAAAAGCACGGTCTCTTCCAAGGCGTCCTCGACGACGGACAATAATGCAGCCAATGACAATGATAATCTCAACATTAAAATCGATGGTAACTTTAATGATTGGAAGAACGTGACTTTGACCGAGGGTTATAACGGTTATATGGCAATGGTTAGTGACGGAAAGTACGTCTACGTTTATGTCAAGATGAAGTATGGACAGGTTCCCGGTTACGGGGATTATAATTTCGACATTGGTGGTCAGAAGTATTACGTGTGGTCCAATGAGATGCCTAGCTCGCAAAGTGACGGGGCGGTCAAAGCTGTCTCATTTACGGGTGGTAAGTACAATGAGGGCCATCAGTACGGGACGGTCGGCAACGGGTATGTTTCTCAAGCCGGTTCACATTCGATTGCTGAATTCCGAGTGGACTTGAGCAAGTTCGATATTTCAACGATGACCGGCCAAACGATTACGATGTCCAATCCGAATATCGGTAATCAAAAAATGACCGTGGCCGGGGGCTCAACTGGTCCGTACGTAATTTCCGGTGTCGGTGTCGTAATCGTTGCTTGGGGATACTTTAAATTCCGCAAGCGGCGTCGATTAACTGCAACGGATTTACCGACCACTAAGAACTGA